From one Anopheles bellator chromosome 1, idAnoBellAS_SP24_06.2, whole genome shotgun sequence genomic stretch:
- the LOC131216012 gene encoding melatonin receptor type 1B-A-like yields the protein MDSITAELSNGTAIGPTVAGAVVSAVLAQLVTAATSPGTDRDNYGNGGGSYSNGSMALGGHQPSGGLGNGTEANLWFVTSLALSSRSQQHQQQHQQLHHSTTGSGPAGGSDGTGDVSPVTLSTEWPRLARLLLLACLSVVGSIGNVFMISSVMIEDHLKKAGNAFIVNIALADLLITSVVMPASTIVLLAGIDNADTEVCKFHWFLAACSFLVSILTLAMMAAENYLRLCTFQNERGWFNKTNTTAILLLIWAVACIASGMQFVYDIRFDYCNWRVQQAIPHEAGVVGLIVLLPLLLTFVTHIRLIVDVKRTMALPNFKPSLAYTWDLSLARTNFYSFLIFVVFWLPFCVIFAYGTARFVSNRVFYTTVWIGLSKSCFHNVIYCLTNRHFRSAYISLFNYCCCKTTVAVSRRQRSDGGNRPTADVRVHIIPGYNMYSYTSPQRSGNCHGHWGKRDCHEL from the exons ATGGACAGCATAACGGCCGAGCTGAGCAACGGAACGGCGATCGGGCCGACGGTCGCTGGCGCCGTCGTGTCCGCCGTGTTGGCACAGCTCGTGACGGCGGCAACAAGTCccgggaccgaccgggacAACTatggcaacggcggcggcagttaCAGCAATGGCTCGATGGCACtcggcggccaccagccaTCGGGCGGCCTGGGCAATGGGACCGAGGCTAATTTATGGTTCGTAACCTCGTTAGCCCTCTCGTCCCGgtcccagcagcaccagcagcagcaccagcaactgCACCACTCGACCACCGGCAGtggaccggccggtgggtcCGACGGTACTGGGGACGTATCACCCGTGACCCTGTCGACCGAGTGGCCCCGGCTGGCCCGGCTCCTCCTTCTGGCCTGCCTATCCGTCGTCGGCAGCATCGGTAACGTGTTCATGATCTCGTCGGTGATGATTGAGGACCATCTGAAGAAGGCAG GAAATGCATTCATAGTGAACATAGCGCTCGCCGATTTACTTATCACTAGCGTAGTGATGCCGGCGTCCACCATCGTCCTGCTGGCCGGCATCGACAACGCCGACACGGAAGTATGCAAATTTCACTGGTTCTTAGCTGCTTGCTCGTTTTTGGTTAGCATTTTAACATTAGCC ATGATGGCGGCCGAGAACTATCTGCGGCTCTGCACGTTCCAGAACGAGCGCGGTTGGTTCAACAAAACCAATACGACCGCCATCTTGTTGCTGATCTGGGCGGTCGCCTGCATCGCGTCCGGCATGCAGTTTGTCTACGACATCCGCTTCGACTACTGCAACTGGCGGGTGCAGCAGGCCATCCCGCACGAGGCCGGCGTGGTCGGGCTGATTgtcctgctgccgctgctgctcacCTTCGTGACGCACATCCGGCTGATCGTGGACGTGAAGCGAACGATGGCGCTGCCAAACTTTAAGCCCAGCCTCGCCTACACCTGGGACCTGTCGCTCGCCCGGACCAACTTCTACAGCTTTCTGATATTCGTCGTCTTCTGGCTCCCGTTCTGCGTCATCTTCGCCTACGGAACGGCACGGTTCGTGTCGAACCGCGTCTTCTACACCACCGTCTGGATCGGGCTGTCCAAGTCCTGTTTCCACAACGTCATCTACTGCCTCACGAACCGCCACTTCCGGAGCGCCTACATCAGCCTCTTcaactactgctgctgcaagacgacggtggccgtgtCGCGACGCCAGCGCTCCGACGGTGGCAATCGGCCCACGGCGGACGTGCGGGTCCACATCATCCCCGGCTACAACATGTACTCCTACACCAGCCCGCAGCGCTCCGGCAACTGCCACGGACACTGGGGAAAGCGCGATTGTCACGAGTTATGA